The Caminicella sporogenes DSM 14501 sequence TCTCCATTTAAATTATTATCCTTTAAATCATCAGTTAAATCATTTATTGAACTATCTCTAATAGCTTTTAAATTTTTATCATAAAAATGATATCTTCCTGCTTTGTCTACAACTATATTTATAACATCCATCTTCGGCTCCTGTATATTTACAAAATATCTAAGAAGTTTAATAAATTCTTTATACTCTTTTTCCTTCATATATTTTTCAACCACTTTTTCTAAAACTCTACTTAAATCTTCAATATAATTTTGCAATCTGAACTTAACAAATCCATTGACATTTATAATCTCCTCTATTGATAAAAATTCTAACAATTCATACAATATTTTAGCCTTTCGATTTACTTTATATGGTACATATACATTTCCATCATAAAATTCATTCTCAAGCGATTTATTCAATTCTTCAATTATAATTTTTCTCTCTACTGGCTTTAAAAAGCAATAATTATTTTTAAGAATTTTTTTTGCCATTTCTAATTCCAATACATCTATAATATAATCTGCAATAACAATTGCAGCATAATGCTTAAAAAAATTTATAAAATCTTTTACCTTATCTTTATCATTATTAATACAGTCATCTATATAAAAATAAATAGTATTATATCTACCATTTTTTATTATATCACTTTTAACTGAAAACTCTTGGCTCATACAGCTATTAATAATCTTTTCAGCCATAATTTGAACATTTTCTTCATTTTCCTTTATCGTTAATAAAAAAATATCCACCTGTTTCACACCCTCTCTCATAC is a genomic window containing:
- the ytxC gene encoding putative sporulation protein YtxC, whose product is MDIFLLTIKENEENVQIMAEKIINSCMSQEFSVKSDIIKNGRYNTIYFYIDDCINNDKDKVKDFINFFKHYAAIVIADYIIDVLELEMAKKILKNNYCFLKPVERKIIIEELNKSLENEFYDGNVYVPYKVNRKAKILYELLEFLSIEEIINVNGFVKFRLQNYIEDLSRVLEKVVEKYMKEKEYKEFIKLLRYFVNIQEPKMDVINIVVDKAGRYHFYDKNLKAIRDSSINDLTDDLKDNNLNGDDLLISSLINIAPRKIIIHYISNIKNNEIIETIKNIFDDRLHICNNCRICNLNKEIKEE